The proteins below are encoded in one region of Festucalex cinctus isolate MCC-2025b chromosome 2, RoL_Fcin_1.0, whole genome shotgun sequence:
- the dnajc5aa gene encoding dnaJ (Hsp40) homolog, subfamily C, member 5aa isoform X1, which translates to MAEHQRQRSLSTAGESLYHVLGVEKIATNDDIKRSYRKLALKFHPDKNPDNPEAADKFKEINNAHAILNDPTKRNIYDKYGSLGLYVAEQFGEENVNTYFVLSSWWAKALFVFCGLATGCYFCCCLCCCCNCCCGRCKPRPREGQEQDFYVSPEDLEAQLQSDERAEAGGEPIMLQPTATETTQLTSDGHYSYHTDTGFN; encoded by the exons ATGGCTGAGCATCAGAGGCAGCGCTCTCTGTCCACCGCTGGTGAGTCTCTATACCACGTACTGGGAGTGGAAAAGATTGCCACCAATGATGACATCAAGCGCTCCTACAG GAAACTGGCTTTGAAATTTCACCCTGACAAGAATCCCGACAATCCCGAAGCAGCAGATAAATTCAAGGAGATCAACAACGCTCACGCCATCCTCAACGACCCCACCAAGCGCAACATTTACGACAAATATGGCTCGCTGGGCCTGTACGTGGCCGAGCAGTTTGGAGAGGAGAACGTCAACACGTACTTTGTCCTCTCCAGCTGGTGGGCGAAG GCGCTGTTTGTGTTCTGCGGCCTGGCCACCGGCTGCTACTTCTGTTGCTGCCTGTGCTGCTGCTGCAACTGCTGCTGCGGAAGATGTAAACCTCGGCCTCGGGAGGGCCAGGAGCAGGATTTTTACGTGTCCCCGGAGGACCTGGAGGCTCAGCTGCAATCTGACGAGAGAG CAGAGGCGGGAGGCGAGCCCATCATGCTGCAGCCCACAGCGACAGAGACCACCCAGTTGACATCGGACGGCCACTACTCCTACCACACCGACACCGGCTTCAACTAA
- the dnajc5aa gene encoding dnaJ (Hsp40) homolog, subfamily C, member 5aa isoform X2 has product MAEHQRQRSLSTAGESLYHVLGVEKIATNDDIKRSYRKLALKFHPDKNPDNPEAADKFKEINNAHAILNDPTKRNIYDKYGSLGLYVAEQFGEENVNTYFVLSSWWAKALFVFCGLATGCYFCCCLCCCCNCCCGRCKPRPREGQEQDFYVSPEDLEAQLQSDEREAGGEPIMLQPTATETTQLTSDGHYSYHTDTGFN; this is encoded by the exons ATGGCTGAGCATCAGAGGCAGCGCTCTCTGTCCACCGCTGGTGAGTCTCTATACCACGTACTGGGAGTGGAAAAGATTGCCACCAATGATGACATCAAGCGCTCCTACAG GAAACTGGCTTTGAAATTTCACCCTGACAAGAATCCCGACAATCCCGAAGCAGCAGATAAATTCAAGGAGATCAACAACGCTCACGCCATCCTCAACGACCCCACCAAGCGCAACATTTACGACAAATATGGCTCGCTGGGCCTGTACGTGGCCGAGCAGTTTGGAGAGGAGAACGTCAACACGTACTTTGTCCTCTCCAGCTGGTGGGCGAAG GCGCTGTTTGTGTTCTGCGGCCTGGCCACCGGCTGCTACTTCTGTTGCTGCCTGTGCTGCTGCTGCAACTGCTGCTGCGGAAGATGTAAACCTCGGCCTCGGGAGGGCCAGGAGCAGGATTTTTACGTGTCCCCGGAGGACCTGGAGGCTCAGCTGCAATCTGACGAGAGAG AGGCGGGAGGCGAGCCCATCATGCTGCAGCCCACAGCGACAGAGACCACCCAGTTGACATCGGACGGCCACTACTCCTACCACACCGACACCGGCTTCAACTAA